Proteins encoded by one window of Primulina huaijiensis isolate GDHJ02 chromosome 1, ASM1229523v2, whole genome shotgun sequence:
- the LOC140983988 gene encoding uncharacterized protein: MQVPMEILHPMNFILVVVSLLFMVPILLAFDPLTDALLSFKSELLDGSDSLNDWFLPDGIQPSTQIYACSWTGVKCGENSSTIIGLDLSMKNLGGSLSGKQFALFLDLVELNLSHNSFSHQLPTGIFNLTSLRLLDISRNNFSGRFPNGISGLGNLVVLDAFSNSFSGPLPAEVSQLEFLKVVNFAGSYFSGKIPSEYGSFGSLEFIHLAGNFLSGGVPPELGKLQRLSHMEIGYNSYEGGIPWQFGNMSELRYLDIADANLSGILPNQLSNLTNLESLFLFKNQLTGKIPQEFSKLLTLKSLDLSDNLLFGPIPDSFSELKNLRLLSLMYNDLSGSVPEGIAQLPNLDTLLIWNNYFTGSLPFDLGRYSKLKHVDASTNYFVGSIPPDICYGGELLKLILFSNNFTGGLSPSLSNCSSLVRLRLEDNFFSGKISLEFGKFQNMSYVDLSRNRFAGGIPTDIDQALKLEYLNLSDNPFLGGIIPVEAWSLPLLQNFSASSCGISGNLPSFEDCKSLSVLEFRMNNLSGKIPGSVSFCKELLMIDLADNNLTGSIPVEFASLPLISVLDLSHNSFTGPIPVEFGSFQSLELLNVSYNDISGSIPRQSKFKSMDISAFLGNPKLCGEPLRRCNRENEISNGLQVGSRRAQKVSWILIICAVTVLFIMAAVFGILYFKKRSKGPWKMVAFDGLPLFTAKDVLKSFSGNEAGEAVHTLPDSIRKVVLPTGITVSVKKIVWEPKEKKNALEHLIRIGNLRHKNLTRLLGICYNNNLAYLLYDYLPNNDLAEKIRVGRDWETKCKIIDEVARALYFLHHECYPAISHGDLKASNVLFDENMEPHLAEYGLTSFIQSGSSLLPEKTRKQTGVGEFNTSMTDELQKDIINFGELVLHVLTDGRLANTASLSMQNTPREVLIREMTKNNGIAPSSSSQEQMVSVLEVALLCTRSRSSMQEIVKMLSVLNVQTNGRSLGREGHGAL; encoded by the exons ATGCAAGTTCCGATGGAGATTCTTCATCCCATGAACTTCATTCTGGTAGTGGTTTCTTTGCTGTTTATGGTGCCGATACTACTAGCTTTTGATCCTCTCACGGATGCTCTCTTGAGCTTCAAATCCGAGCTTTTGGATGGCTCCGACAGTTTGAACGATTGGTTTTTGCCTGATGGGATTCAGCCCTCGACTCAAATTTATGCATGTTCTTGGACTGGAGTGAAATGCGGTGAGAATTCTTCGACAATCATCGGTTTAGACCTGTCGATGAAGAATCTTGGAGGTTCCTTGTCGGGGAAACAGTTCGCTCTTTTTCTTGATCTTGTCGAGCTCAACCTCAGCCACAATTCCTTCTCGCATCAACTTCCAACTGGGATTTTCAATCTCACAAGCCTCAGGTTGTTAGACATCAGCAGGAACAATTTTTCTGGTCGGTTTCCGAATGGGATTTCGGGCCTGGGAAATCTTGTTGTTCTTGATGCCTTCAGCAACAGCTTCTCTGGTCCGTTGCCTGCGGAAGTTTCTCAGCTGGAGTTTCTCAAAGTGGTGAATTTTGCAGGGAGTTACTTCAGTGGGAAAATCCCATCTGAATATGGCTCGTTTGGGAGTCTCGAATTCATTCATTTAGCAGGGAATTTTCTAAGTGGCGGTGTGCCACCTGAGTTGGGGAAACTGCAAAGATTGTCGCATATGGAGATTGGGTACAACTCATATGAAGGTGGGATTCCCTGGCAATTTGGTAACATGAGTGAACTTCGGTATCTTGATATCGCAGATGCCAATCTTTCAGGCATTTTACCAAACCAACTCAGCAATCTCACTAATCTTGAATCACTCTTTCTGTTCAAGAATCAGCTTACTGGGAAAATCCCACAAGAATTCAGCAAACTCTTGACACTCAAAAGCTTGGATCTATCTGACAACTTGCTTTTCGGTCCAATTCCAGACAGTTTCTCAGAGCTGAAGAATCTTAGGTTGTTGAGCTTGATGTACAACGACTTAAGTGGCAGTGTTCCCGAAGGGATTGCTCAGCTTCCAAATTTGGATACATTGCTTATATGGAACAATTACTTTACAGGGTCACTCCCGTTTGACTTAGGAAGATACTCAAAGCTTAAACATGTGGATGCTTcaacaaattattttgttggTAGCATACCACCTGATATATGTTATGGAGGAGAGTTGCTCAAGTTAATCCTGTTTTCGAACAATTTTACTGGTGGGCTGTCTCCATCGCTCTCCAATTGTTCTTCTCTGGTTCGCCTTAGGCTCGAAGACAATTTTTTCTCAGGTAAGATATCACTAGAATTCGgcaaatttcaaaatatgtCATATGTGGATTTGTCTAGGAACAGGTTCGCAGGAGGGATTCCAACTGATATTGATCAAGCTTTAAAGCTTGAGTATCTCAATTTATCTGATAATCCATTTCTTGGAGGCATTATACCGGTTGAAGCATGGTCTTTGCCACTTCTTCAAAACTTCTCTGCGAGTTCTTGCGGGATATCAGGCAATCTTCCTTCATTTGAGGATTGCAAATCGTTATCTGTTCTTGAGTTTAGAATGAACAATTTATCAGGAAAAATCCCTGGAAGTGTATCCTTTTGTAAGGAACTTTTGATGATAGATTTGGCAGATAATAACTTGACCGGCTCAATACCTGTGGAGTTCGCTAGTCTTCCCCTTATCAGTGTATTAGACCTATCACATAACAGTTTCACCGGTCCAATACCGGTCGAGTTTGGATCCTTTCAAAGCTTGGAGCTGCTGAATGTATCATATAATGATATTTCGGGCTCGATCCCTAGACAATCGAAGTTCAAGTCCATGGATATTAGTGCGTTTCTTGGTAATCCGAAGCTCTGTGGGGAACCTCTGAGACGTTGCAATCGTGAAAATGAGATCTCAAATGGACTGCAAGTAGGAAGCAGAAGAGCACAAAAAGTATCCTGGATTCTCATCATTTGTGCAGTCACGGTTTTGTTCATCATGGCTGCAGTGTTCGGGATACTATATTTCAAGAAAAGAAGTAAAGGTCCGTGGAAAATGGTTGCTTTTGATGGGCTTCCTCTGTTTACGGCAAAAGATGTTTTGAAAAGCTTTAGTGGAAATGAAGCTGGGGAGGCAGTGCACACATTGCCTGATTCAATAAGAAAAGTCGTTTTACCCACAGGAATCACGGTTTCAGTAAAGAAGATAGTATGGGAgccaaaggaaaagaaaaatgctTTAGAACACCTGATTCGGATCGGTAATTTAAGGCACAAGAACTTGACAAGATTGCTTGGGATTTGCTACAATAATAACTTGGCTTATCTTTTGTATGATTACCTGCCTAATAATGATTTAGCTGAAAAGATTCGGGTGGGTAGAGATTGGGAAACTAAGTGTAAGATAATAGATGAAGTTGCAAGGGCACTATATTTCCTTCATCATGAGTGTTATCCAGCAATTTCTCATGGTGATTTGAAGGCGAGTAACGTGCTTTTCGATGAAAATATGGAACCCCATTTGGCTGAATATGGACTCACTTCATTCATTCAATCAGGTAGTAGTCTTCTTCCGGAAAAAACTAGAAAACAAACAG GTGTTGGTGAATTCAACACGTCCATGACAGATGAGCTACAAAAAGACATAATCAACTTCGGGGAGCTCGTTCTTCATGTGCTGACCGATGGTCGATTGGCAAATACTGCCAGTTTAAGTATGCAGAACACTCCTAGAGAGGTTCTCATAAGGGAAATGACTAAAAATAACGGAATCGCCCCTTCCAGCTCGTCCCAAGAACAGATGGTGTCGGTTCTTGAAGTTGCTTTACTATGCACAAGAAGCAGATCATCAATGCAAGAAATAGTAAAGATGTTGTCTGTGTTGAACGTGCAAACAAATGGCAGATCTTTAGGAAGAGAAGGCCATGGAGCATTGTAA
- the LOC140984006 gene encoding homeobox protein knotted-1-like LET12 isoform X2 encodes MAFQDHHHLSQEMPLHYPAASASLFRSILPDHHHSPDDKPQPSQPAVAATNTWLHHPHHWLTTQSQPSPPTPPDNNDHHQESGGGDNSNSNSNGNNTNWEREKCKADILSHPLYEQLLSAHVACLRIATPVDQLPRIDAQLAQSQQVVAKYSVLGHGHPLDDKDLDHFMTHYVLLLSSFKEQLQQHVRVHAMEAVMACWELEQSLQSLTGVAPGEGSGATMSDDDEDQADSETNLFDESLDGPDSLGFGPLVPTESERSLMERVRIELKHELKQGYKEKIVDIREEILRKRRAGKLPGDTTSVLKNWWQSHSKWPYPTEEDKARLVQETGLQLKQINNWFINQRKRNWHTNPSSSTSQKSKRKR; translated from the exons ATGGCATTTCAGGACCACCACCACCTCTCCCAAGAAATGCCTCTCCACTACCCGGCCGCCTCCGCCTCCCTCTTCCGTTCCATCCTCCCCGATCACCACCACTCGCCAGACGACAAGCCGCAGCCATCTCAACCTGCAGTCGCCGCAACCAACACCTGGCTCCATCACCCCCACCACTGGCTAACGACCCAAAGTCAACCAAGCCCCCCTACCCCGCCGGACAACAACGATCACCACCAAGAAAGCGGCGGAGGGGATAACAGCAACAGCAACAGCAACGGGAATAATACCAACTGGGAGAGAGAGAAGTGCAAGGCGGATATCCTCAGCCACCCGTTGTACGAGCAGCTGTTGTCGGCGCACGTGGCCTGCCTCCGCATAGCCACGCCGGTGGACCAGCTGCCGAGGATTGACGCTCAGCTTGCTCAGTCTCAGCAGGTGGTGGCTAAGTATTCTGTTCTCGGGCATGGTCATCCCCTCGATGATAAAGACCTCGACCACTTCATG ACGCATTACGTTCTGttactctcatccttcaaagaACAACTGCAGCAGCATGTTCGGGTTCATGCAATGGAAGCAGTGATGGCTTGTTGGGAGCTAGAGCAATCTTTGCAAAGTTTGACAG GGGTAGCACCGGGTGAAGGTTCGGGAGCAACCATGtctgatgatgatgaagatCAGGCTGATAGTGAAACTAATTTGTTTGACGAAAGTCTAGACGGGCCAGACAGCCTGGGATTTGGTCCTCTTGTACCCACTGAGAGCGAGAGATCCTTGATGGAACGAGTGAGAATAGAACTCAAGCATGAGCTTAAACAG GGTTATAAGGAGAAGATTGTGGACATCAGAGAAGAAATATTACGCAAAAGACGTGCTGGAAAACTTCCGGGTGACACCACATCTGTCTTGAAAAACTGGTGGCAATCACATTCTAAGTGGCCTTATCCAACT GAGGAAGACAAGGCAAGACTGGTGCAGGAAACCGGTTTGCAACTTAAACAGATTAACAATTGGTTCATCAACCAAAGGAAAAGGAATTGGCACACCAATCCTTCATCATCTACTTCCCAGAAAAGCAAACGCAAGAG GTGA
- the LOC140983997 gene encoding transmembrane 9 superfamily member 11-like has protein sequence MESILMFKIWVLIILVAFVHEGQGFYLPGSYPHNYGIGDFLNVKVNSLTSIETEMPFSYYSLPFCTPKEGVKDSAENLGELLMGDRIENSPYMFKMYENESDIFVCQSKPLSAEDIKLLKERIDEMYQVNVILDNLPAIRYTEKDGFMVRWTGYPVGAKVQGGYFVFNHLKFTVLVHKYEETNVARVMGTGDAAEMIPTVGNSGSDVPGYMVVGFEVVACSVTHNADSRKNLKMYDKYPTSIKCDPSTVSMAIKENEPLAFTYEVSFVESDIKWPSRWDAYLKMEGAKVHWFSILNSLMVIIFLAGIVLVIFLRTVRRDLTRYEELDKEAQAQMNEELSGWKLIVGDVFRAPSNTSFFCVMAGDGVQIIGMAIVTIMFAALGFMSPASRGTLITGMLFFYMILGIAAGYVAVRLWKTISFGDPKGWISVSWKVSCFFPGIAFLILTTLNFLLWGSHSTGAIPFSLFIILILLWFCISVPLTLIGGYCGAKAPHIEYPVRTNQIPREIPSQKYPSWLLVLGAGTLPFGTLFIELFFIFSSIWMGRVYYVFGFLFIVLILLVVVCAEVSLVLTYMHLCVEDWQWWWKSFFSSGSVAIYIFLYSINYLIFDLRSLKGPVSATLYLGYSLLMALAIMLATGTVGFLSSFWFVHYLFSSVKLD, from the coding sequence ATGGAATCCATTCTCATGTTCAAGATCTGGGTCTTGATTATTCTGGTGGCTTTTGTTCACGAGGGGCAGGGGTTTTATCTCCCTGGTAGTTACCCTCACAACTATGGAATCGGTGATTTCTTGAATGTGAAGGTCAATTCTCTGACTTCAATTGAAACTGAAATGCCCTTTAGCTATTATAGCTTGCCGTTTTGTACACCAAAAGAGGGCGTTAAGGACAGTGCAGAGAATCTCGGTGAGCTGCTTATGGGTGATAGGATAGAGAATTCTCCGTATATGTTTAAGATGTATGAGAATGAGTCCGATATTTTTGTGTGCCAATCTAAGCCTTTGTCGGCTGAGGATATTAAACTTTTGAAAGAGAGGATTGATGAGATGTATCAGGTTAATGTGATTCTTGATAATCTACCTGCCATTCGGTATACCGAGAAGGATGGGTTTATGGTGAGGTGGACAGGTTATCCTGTTGGGGCGAAGGTGCAGGGTGGGTATTTTGTGTTTAACCACTTGAAGTTCACTGTCCTGGTTCATAAGTACGAGGAGACCAATGTGGCTCGAGTTATGGGTACTGGTGATGCGGCTGAAATGATTCCAACTGTTGGAAACTCAGGATCAGATGTTCCTGGATACATGGTTGTTGGTTTTGAGGTGGTGGCTTGCAGTGTCACGCACAATGCAGACTCTCGGAAGAACTTGAAAATGTATGACAAGTATCCGACTTCGATTAAGTGTGATCCAAGCACAGTTTCAATGGCTATTAAGGAGAATGAGCCACTGGCTTTTACATATGAGGTCTCATTTGTTGAGAGTGACATCAAGTGGCCATCGAGATGGGATGCATACCTAAAAATGGAGGGAGCGAAAGTGCATTGGTTCTCGATTCTGAACTCTTTGATGGTGATCATTTTCTTGGCTGGAATCGTGCTTGTGATCTTCTTAAGGACTGTTAGGCGGGATCTTACTCGGTATGAGGAGCTTGACAAGGAAGCACAAGCCCAGATGAACGAGGAGTTGTCTGGTTGGAAACTCATAGTCGGCGATGTTTTTCGTGCACCTAGCAACACGTCATTCTTTTgtgtgatggccggagatggaGTTCAGATTATCGGAATGGCAATTGTGACAATTATGTTTGCTGCCCTCGGATTCATGTCACCGGCATCTCGCGGGACATTGATCACAGGTATGCTGTTTTTCTACATGATTCTTGGAATCGCAGCTGGATATGTTGCTGTTCGTCTATGGAAGACTATCTCTTTTGGCGACCCAAAGGGATGGATCTCAGTCTCGTGGAAAGTTTCTTGTTTCTTTCCCGGCATTGCTTTCCTCATTCTTACAACTTTGAATTTCTTATTATGGGGTAGTCATAGCACAGGAGCAATACCCTTTTCTTTGTTTATCATACTGATCCTGCTGTGGTTTTGTATCTCGGTTCCTCTAACTCTTATTGGTGGCTACTGCGGTGCAAAGGCACCACATATTGAATACCCCGTCCGAACTAATCAAATTCCTCGAGAAATTCCTTCTCAAAAGTACCCTTCTTGGCTTTTGGTTCTTGGAGCAGGCACCCTTCCGTTCGGCACACTTTTCATTGAGCTTTTTTTCATCTTCTCCAGTATTTGGATGGGTCGTGTGTACTacgtttttggattccttttcATCGTACTCATCCTTCTGGTGGTTGTCTGTGCTGAGGTATCCCTTGTTCTAACATACATGCATCTCTGCGTGGAGGACTGGCAATGGTGGTGGAAATCTTTCTTTTCCTCCGGTTCTGTGGCCATATACATTTTTCTATACTCGATCAATTATCTCATCTTCGACCTCAGGAGTTTGAAAGGACCGGTCTCCGCGACACTTTACCTCGGTTATTCACTGCTCATGGCTCTAGCCATCATGCTGGCAACAGGTACGGTTGGGTTCCTTTCCTCGTTCTGGTTCGTGCACTACCTGTTTTCGTCTGTGAAGCTCGATTAG
- the LOC140984006 gene encoding homeobox protein knotted-1-like LET12 isoform X1, which yields MAFQDHHHLSQEMPLHYPAASASLFRSILPDHHHSPDDKPQPSQPAVAATNTWLHHPHHWLTTQSQPSPPTPPDNNDHHQESGGGDNSNSNSNGNNTNWEREKCKADILSHPLYEQLLSAHVACLRIATPVDQLPRIDAQLAQSQQVVAKYSVLGHGHPLDDKDLDHFMTHYVLLLSSFKEQLQQHVRVHAMEAVMACWELEQSLQSLTGVAPGEGSGATMSDDDEDQADSETNLFDESLDGPDSLGFGPLVPTESERSLMERVRIELKHELKQGYKEKIVDIREEILRKRRAGKLPGDTTSVLKNWWQSHSKWPYPTEEDKARLVQETGLQLKQINNWFINQRKRNWHTNPSSSTSQKSKRKSGAGDKTTSDRFV from the exons ATGGCATTTCAGGACCACCACCACCTCTCCCAAGAAATGCCTCTCCACTACCCGGCCGCCTCCGCCTCCCTCTTCCGTTCCATCCTCCCCGATCACCACCACTCGCCAGACGACAAGCCGCAGCCATCTCAACCTGCAGTCGCCGCAACCAACACCTGGCTCCATCACCCCCACCACTGGCTAACGACCCAAAGTCAACCAAGCCCCCCTACCCCGCCGGACAACAACGATCACCACCAAGAAAGCGGCGGAGGGGATAACAGCAACAGCAACAGCAACGGGAATAATACCAACTGGGAGAGAGAGAAGTGCAAGGCGGATATCCTCAGCCACCCGTTGTACGAGCAGCTGTTGTCGGCGCACGTGGCCTGCCTCCGCATAGCCACGCCGGTGGACCAGCTGCCGAGGATTGACGCTCAGCTTGCTCAGTCTCAGCAGGTGGTGGCTAAGTATTCTGTTCTCGGGCATGGTCATCCCCTCGATGATAAAGACCTCGACCACTTCATG ACGCATTACGTTCTGttactctcatccttcaaagaACAACTGCAGCAGCATGTTCGGGTTCATGCAATGGAAGCAGTGATGGCTTGTTGGGAGCTAGAGCAATCTTTGCAAAGTTTGACAG GGGTAGCACCGGGTGAAGGTTCGGGAGCAACCATGtctgatgatgatgaagatCAGGCTGATAGTGAAACTAATTTGTTTGACGAAAGTCTAGACGGGCCAGACAGCCTGGGATTTGGTCCTCTTGTACCCACTGAGAGCGAGAGATCCTTGATGGAACGAGTGAGAATAGAACTCAAGCATGAGCTTAAACAG GGTTATAAGGAGAAGATTGTGGACATCAGAGAAGAAATATTACGCAAAAGACGTGCTGGAAAACTTCCGGGTGACACCACATCTGTCTTGAAAAACTGGTGGCAATCACATTCTAAGTGGCCTTATCCAACT GAGGAAGACAAGGCAAGACTGGTGCAGGAAACCGGTTTGCAACTTAAACAGATTAACAATTGGTTCATCAACCAAAGGAAAAGGAATTGGCACACCAATCCTTCATCATCTACTTCCCAGAAAAGCAAACGCAAGAG TGGTGCAGGTGACAAAACAACCAGTGATCGTTTCGTGTGA